The following proteins are co-located in the Choristoneura fumiferana chromosome 23, NRCan_CFum_1, whole genome shotgun sequence genome:
- the LOC141440939 gene encoding trypsin-2-like has translation MRLLIILFNILLLGEATRDDSGLRIANGHETFERFLVELFIKVPNEHVTCSGSIINRHWVITSGHCFDEGPLLFVKIDRVPGPPRILSVERIVIHPKYHHNKNSRSLDYVRYDLALLKTKEAMDTDGFLGPIDLDISPPVPGAVGTVSGYGLPDLEAREGEIVLSYCNGLLCTHSVGDETRPEQGDSGGPLVVNGRLIGVDSTSVQLRIRDNFYITKTLYTEYFADIASNYKWIESVIHPWPYGMSRTA, from the coding sequence ATGCGCCTTCTTATAATCTTGTTTAACATATTATTACTCGGCGAAGCGACAAGAGATGATTCAGGGCTCCGGATAGCCAATGGCCATGAAACCTTCGAGAGATTCCTCGTAGAACTGTTCATCAAAGTACCAAATGAACATGTAACTTGTAGCGGCTCGATAATAAATCGCCACTGGGTGATCACCTCCGGGCATTGCTTTGACGAGGGCCCACTCCTTTTCGTCAAAATCGACCGCGTCCCTGGCCCTCCAAGGATCCTGTCTGTTGAAAGGATTGTAATACACCCCAAGTATCATCACAATAAGAATTCACGATCACTGGACTATGTCAGATATGATCTAGCTTTGCTGAAGACTAAAGAAGCGATGGATACAGATGGATTTTTGGGGCCTATTGATTTAGATATCTCACCGCCTGTGCCAGGCGCGGTTGGTACAGTGTCTGGGTATGGATTGCCGGATTTAGAAGCGAGGGAAGGTGAGATAGTGTTGTCATATTGTAATGGTCTGTTGTGTACACACAGTGTTGGTGACGAAACAAGACCGGAGCAGGGTGATTCCGGAGGCCCGTTGGTAGTAAACGGAAGGCTCATAGGAGTTGATAGCACGTCCGTGCAACTGCGAATAAGGGACAACTTTTATATAACGAAAACATTATACACTGAATATTTTGCTGATATTGCTTCTAATTATAAGTGGATTGAGAGTGTTATCCATCCATGGCCCTATGGTATGTCGCGCACTGCGTGA
- the LOC141441149 gene encoding uncharacterized protein produces the protein MLQLKDCPYEEIHKSCMFFEEYTCWEDKDRLKRNKAPAKSLLHCWGGCVCSTFKIKFIKGLVRAYKNGPCVAAHTCRDLRLIESIKKVPVNFVRY, from the exons atgcttcAGC TAAAAGACTGCCCCTACGAAGAGATACATAAGTCGTGTATGTTCTTCGAAGAGTACACCTGTTGGGAAGACAAAGACAGACTGAAGAGGAACAAGGCACCAGCCAAGAGTCTCCTTCACTGCTGGGGTGGATGTGTTTGCAGTACATTCAAAATCAAATTTAT AAAAGGGTTGGTACGAGCGTACAAAAACGGACCATGCGTGGCTGCCCACACCTGTAGAGATTTGCGTTTAATAGAATCCATTAAAAAAGTGCCCGTAAATTTTGTGCGatactaa